TTTTAACGACTTAAGCTAAGGGGGAGATTTTATGAAGACACTGAAGGCGCTTTTGATTTTGGCTGCTGTTATTGTTTTGGTATATCAAGTTTCTAGTAGTATGAATGAGTCTAAGGAGAAGGAAGTTATAAAGATTGTTGATGGAGAAGATGCTGTTGGTGATGAAAAAGATGAAGATATGGATTATGTCGTGGATGGTCCCATCGAGGAAGAGATCGTAGTAGTTGAAGAGCCTCTTGAATCTGAGGATTCTCAAAGTGAGGATAATGAGAAAGAAGTTGTTGTGGAGGTAGAGCAACCTGTAAAGCCAACGCCACCAGTGCCACCTGTGGTGAGTAATAATAAGGTTACTATTGATGGTAGGGTTTTATCTAATGAGAAAAAGAGTTGGTGGTTTAGTAGAAATACGGAGAATAAGAGACCTACAGCTCAACGTGATATGAATATTGCTCAGTACGATGCTTATTATGTTGTAGAGACAGATGAGAAAGTGATGTATCTTACTTTTGATGAAGGGTATGAGTATGGTTTTACCCCTAAGATTTTAGATGTTTTAAAAGAGAATGATGTTCATGCTGCTTTTTTTGTAACCAAGCCTTATATAGTGAATAATCCTGAGTTAGTGATTCGGATGGTAGACGAAGGCCATTTGGTTGCCAATCATTCAGTGAAGCATAAAAGTATGCCTACATTAAGTGATGAAGAGGTTATATGGGAGATACAAGAGACGGAGAGGTATTTTGAAGAGGTTACGGGACATAAGATGGATCCTTTTTTTAGACCGCCAATGGGTGAGTATAGTGAAAGAGTTTTGTATTTAACCCAAAGAGAAGGGTATAAATCAATTTTTTGGAGCATTGCTTATAGGGATTGGGTAGTTGATGATCAACCAGGTGTAGAGTTTGTTTATAATCATTTTAGGCACAACCATCATCCAGGGGCGATTCCTTTGGTACATGCTGTTTCTGAGTCTAATACAGAGGCTTTGGATAGTGTTTTGAAGGCGATGTTAGAGTTGGGGTATCGATTTGGGAGTTTGTATGAATTAGAATAGATTTAAGCTGCAAGCCTTTTGGTTTGTGGCTTTTTTTGATTTTGTAAGCTGGAGTGTTGACGTTCAAGAAAGGGATATATCATTACTTTGGCTGCCTTACCTTTCAGCCGGTCGACGCCAAAGTAATAATATATCCCTTTCTTGAACTGGGGTCAGTTATGGTTGTGAAAAAAACTTTAGTGAGTATCTAATATAAATTTTATACTTGCACATTTAATTATTTTTTTCTTTATCATCTTCTATGATCTCGATTTCTAAGTAATCGAAAGGAATGGTCTCTATAAAATGGTCTTGGATGAAATTTGTTCTATTGTATTTTGGCATTTCTTTTTCGTTGTTTAAGAGCCATAATGGTCTTCCTATGTCGAAGGTATAGCATATTTCTTCTAATCCTTGATTTACTTTCTGTGTTCTTGATAGTGAAGGATTATCAACTTGAAATACTGTATCTTTTATTATTTTATTGTTTTTATAAATTTTTCCCCATAAACGAAACATTCTTTAACTCCTTCACTTTTTGTAGTATTATATCATAAAGAATATTATTTATACAATAAATAAAAGCATTCTTGAAGGAAGGAGTGATTTCATGGAATATATTAGAGTAGTGGAAGGTGTTTTTATTAAAAGACCTAATCGCTTTATTGCCCATGTGTTGATAGATAATAAGGAAGAGATAGTGCATGTTAAAAATACAGGACGTTGTTTAGAGATATTAAAACCTGGTGTAAAGGTTTTTTTAGAACCATCAACGAATCCTAATAGAAAAACAAAGTATTCTCTAATCAGTGTATATAAGAAGGATATGTTAATTAATATTGATTCTCAGGTGCCCAATAAGGTAGTTTATGATGGGATTGTATCTAATCATATAGAGTGTTTAAAAGATGTTACTTTCTTAAAAAGAGAAGTGACCTATAATAACTCCAGATTTGATATATACTATGAAAAAGGTAAAGAAAAGGGGTTTATAGAGGTAAAAGGTGTAACACTTGAAGAAGATGGTATTGCTATGTTTCCTGATGCACCTACAACAAGAGGGACAAAGCATATCAATGAATTAATTGAAGGAAATAAAGAGGGATATATAAATTATATATTTTTTCTAATACAGATGGATGAAATAAATAGATTTAAGCCAAATATTGAAAGAGATAAAGCTTTTAGTGAGGCAGTAAAGAAAGCAAAGGAAAATGGCATTACTATATTAGGTTACAATAGTGGGGTTACGAGGGATTCAATAATAATTAATAAGAAGATTTATATAGATATATAATAGGAAGGAGAATTTATATGGAAGGAAAAGCGCGTCGCAATAAGATAATGGAGTTGCTTAAAGAAAGCCGTGAACCTATTTCAGGTGCTGATTTAGCTACTCAATTAGGTGTAACTAGGCAAGTCATTGTACAAGATATTGCTTTGATTAGAGCAAAAAATAGTAATATAATATCTACTTCTAGGGGATATTTATTATACGAAGAAATGCAAAAAAAACCACGTAAAATTTTTCCTGTTAAACATAATAGTGAAAGTATAACAGATGAATTGTATACAATTGTTGATTTGGGTGGAACCGTCCAAGATGTTATTGTAGAACATCCTATATATGGTGAAATT
This genomic stretch from Natranaerovirga pectinivora harbors:
- a CDS encoding delta-lactam-biosynthetic de-N-acetylase, which codes for MKTLKALLILAAVIVLVYQVSSSMNESKEKEVIKIVDGEDAVGDEKDEDMDYVVDGPIEEEIVVVEEPLESEDSQSEDNEKEVVVEVEQPVKPTPPVPPVVSNNKVTIDGRVLSNEKKSWWFSRNTENKRPTAQRDMNIAQYDAYYVVETDEKVMYLTFDEGYEYGFTPKILDVLKENDVHAAFFVTKPYIVNNPELVIRMVDEGHLVANHSVKHKSMPTLSDEEVIWEIQETERYFEEVTGHKMDPFFRPPMGEYSERVLYLTQREGYKSIFWSIAYRDWVVDDQPGVEFVYNHFRHNHHPGAIPLVHAVSESNTEALDSVLKAMLELGYRFGSLYELE
- the sfsA gene encoding DNA/RNA nuclease SfsA; the protein is MEYIRVVEGVFIKRPNRFIAHVLIDNKEEIVHVKNTGRCLEILKPGVKVFLEPSTNPNRKTKYSLISVYKKDMLINIDSQVPNKVVYDGIVSNHIECLKDVTFLKREVTYNNSRFDIYYEKGKEKGFIEVKGVTLEEDGIAMFPDAPTTRGTKHINELIEGNKEGYINYIFFLIQMDEINRFKPNIERDKAFSEAVKKAKENGITILGYNSGVTRDSIIINKKIYIDI
- a CDS encoding transcription repressor NadR, with product MEGKARRNKIMELLKESREPISGADLATQLGVTRQVIVQDIALIRAKNSNIISTSRGYLLYEEMQKKPRKIFPVKHNSESITDELYTIVDLGGTVQDVIVEHPIYGEITVNLILKSRKDVKDFVNLLSSYQTVPLMHLTGGEHYHTVEADNEDILLEIEDELLKKGYLIKT